Proteins encoded together in one Bradyrhizobium sp. CB82 window:
- a CDS encoding sensor histidine kinase, whose product MVKLVEEFRKGWLGISSPSLALSVGFATICLVLATLVRWGLAQVRPDIFFTPYFPAVFFAAAFGGLRIGVVTALLGGVLGVSLNFGDVHADRARFVLLVLYWAVSALTIWGVEHYRSLLIEQRRISKRLIEEEEYRKLLVDELQHRLKNKLSTVHAVLHQVLHDQPQVWARVDPRLRSLAATDDLIARVDNSGCDIRDLLISELGPYGHVRFTLNGERLFLPAKLAVTLSLMFHELATNASKYGAFSAPRGLLQVSWTVSDDRLTITWDETEGPSVDKVSAPGFGTKLLKSALLAFDGKTEISYLKSGVHCIMQCRIPKA is encoded by the coding sequence ATGGTGAAACTGGTCGAGGAATTCCGGAAAGGCTGGCTCGGCATCTCGTCGCCTTCGCTGGCGCTCAGCGTCGGCTTTGCGACCATCTGTCTCGTGCTCGCGACGCTGGTGCGCTGGGGCCTCGCCCAGGTGCGGCCGGACATCTTCTTCACGCCGTATTTTCCGGCCGTGTTCTTTGCCGCCGCATTCGGCGGCCTGCGCATCGGCGTCGTCACGGCGCTGCTCGGCGGCGTGCTCGGCGTCAGCCTGAATTTCGGTGATGTGCATGCCGACCGCGCGCGCTTCGTTCTCTTGGTGCTATACTGGGCCGTCAGCGCGCTCACGATTTGGGGCGTCGAGCACTATCGCTCGCTGCTGATCGAGCAGCGGCGGATTTCCAAGCGCCTGATCGAGGAAGAGGAGTATCGCAAGCTCCTGGTCGACGAATTGCAACACCGGCTCAAGAACAAGCTGTCCACCGTGCACGCGGTCCTGCATCAGGTGCTGCATGACCAGCCGCAGGTCTGGGCCCGCGTCGATCCGCGGCTGCGCTCGCTTGCGGCAACCGACGATCTGATCGCGCGGGTCGACAATTCAGGCTGCGACATCCGCGACCTCCTGATCTCCGAGCTCGGTCCCTACGGCCATGTCCGCTTCACGCTGAACGGCGAGCGGCTGTTCCTGCCGGCGAAGCTCGCGGTGACGCTGTCGCTGATGTTCCACGAGCTCGCCACCAATGCGAGCAAATACGGCGCCTTCTCCGCACCGCGCGGCCTGTTGCAGGTGTCGTGGACCGTCTCTGACGACCGTCTCACCATCACCTGGGACGAAACCGAAGGACCGAGCGTCGACAAGGTTTCGGCGCCGGGCTTCGGCACCAAGCTGTTGAAATCGGCGCTTCTCGCCTTCGACGGCAAGACTGAAATCTCCTACCTGAAGAGCGGCGTCCATTGCATCATGCAATGCCGCATTCCCAAAGCCTGA
- a CDS encoding alpha-amylase family protein, producing MIDDLWYKNGVIYCLSVATYMDANGDGVGDFKGLLRRLDYLHGLGITAIWLMPFQPSPHRDGGYDISDYYGVDPRYGTLGDFVEFTHGCKQRGIRVIIDLVVNHTSDQHPWFKDARSSKDSPHRDWYVWSDKKPANAAKGVVFPGVQKSTWTRDKEAGAWYFHRFYDFQPDLNTSNPHVQAELLKIMGFWIQLGVSGFRMDAVPFVIATKGPRVKTPTEQYDMLRSFREFLQWREGDAIILAEANVLPKTDMEYFGRDGDRMHMMFNFQVNQHMFYALASADSRALAKALKVTKPRPASAQWGMFLRNHDELDLGRLTKAQRDVVFRCFGPDKDMQLYDRGIRRRLAPMLGGDRRRLELAYSLMCTLPGTPVIRYGDEIAMGDDLSLPERDCARTPMQWSTEPHGGFTDSNKPVSPVIDEGPYGFGHVNVAKQRRDPNSMLNWTERIIRMRKEVPEVGWGDFEVIAVQDPAVFIIRYDWRNNSVLFIHNLDEKPREIAFSTRLPEGHGRLLINLLAEDHSRADKRGRHRVVLEPYGYRWYRVGGLDYLLKRSDIDTKSMRKNARAR from the coding sequence ATGATCGACGACCTCTGGTACAAGAACGGCGTCATCTACTGCCTCTCCGTTGCCACCTACATGGACGCCAACGGCGACGGCGTCGGCGACTTCAAGGGGTTGTTGCGGCGGCTCGACTATCTGCACGGCCTCGGCATCACCGCGATCTGGCTGATGCCGTTTCAGCCCTCGCCTCACCGCGATGGCGGCTACGACATATCGGACTATTACGGTGTCGATCCGCGCTACGGCACGCTCGGCGACTTCGTCGAGTTCACCCACGGCTGCAAGCAGCGCGGCATCCGCGTCATCATCGATCTCGTCGTCAACCACACCTCGGACCAGCATCCCTGGTTCAAGGACGCGCGCAGCTCGAAGGACTCGCCCCATCGCGACTGGTATGTGTGGTCCGACAAGAAGCCTGCGAACGCAGCCAAGGGCGTCGTGTTTCCGGGCGTGCAGAAATCGACCTGGACGCGCGACAAGGAAGCGGGCGCCTGGTATTTCCACCGGTTCTACGATTTCCAGCCCGATCTCAACACCTCGAACCCGCACGTGCAGGCCGAGCTCCTGAAGATCATGGGCTTCTGGATCCAGCTCGGCGTCTCCGGCTTTCGAATGGATGCCGTGCCGTTCGTGATCGCCACCAAGGGGCCAAGGGTCAAGACGCCGACGGAGCAGTACGACATGCTGCGCTCGTTCCGCGAATTCCTGCAATGGCGCGAGGGCGACGCGATCATCCTTGCGGAAGCCAATGTACTGCCCAAGACCGACATGGAATATTTCGGCCGCGACGGCGACCGGATGCACATGATGTTCAATTTCCAGGTCAACCAGCACATGTTCTATGCGCTGGCCTCGGCCGATTCGCGCGCGCTCGCCAAGGCGCTGAAGGTGACCAAGCCGCGGCCGGCGTCCGCCCAATGGGGCATGTTCTTGCGCAATCATGACGAGCTCGATCTCGGACGCCTGACGAAGGCCCAGCGCGACGTCGTCTTCAGATGCTTCGGGCCGGACAAGGACATGCAGTTGTACGACCGCGGCATCCGCCGGCGGCTCGCACCGATGCTCGGCGGCGACCGCCGCCGGCTTGAGCTTGCCTATAGCCTGATGTGCACGCTGCCGGGGACGCCGGTGATCCGTTATGGCGACGAGATCGCGATGGGCGACGACCTGTCGCTGCCCGAGCGTGACTGCGCGCGCACGCCGATGCAATGGTCGACCGAACCGCATGGCGGCTTCACCGACAGCAACAAGCCGGTCTCGCCGGTGATCGACGAAGGACCGTATGGCTTTGGACATGTCAACGTCGCCAAGCAGCGGCGCGATCCGAACTCGATGCTGAACTGGACCGAGCGCATCATCCGCATGCGCAAGGAGGTGCCGGAGGTCGGCTGGGGCGACTTTGAGGTCATCGCCGTGCAGGATCCGGCAGTCTTCATCATCCGCTATGACTGGCGCAACAATTCGGTGCTGTTCATCCACAATCTCGATGAGAAGCCGCGCGAGATCGCGTTCTCGACGAGGCTGCCGGAAGGACACGGACGGCTCCTGATCAACCTCTTGGCGGAAGATCACAGCCGCGCCGACAAGCGCGGCCGGCACCGCGTCGTGCTCGAGCCCTACGGCTATCGCTGGTACCGCGTCGGCGGGCTCGACTATCTCCTGAAGCGCAGCGATATCGATACCAAGTCGATGCGGAAGAATGCGCGTGCACGGTGA
- a CDS encoding alpha-amylase family glycosyl hydrolase, translated as MAENDENWWRDGIFYQIYPRSFLDTDGDGVGDLAGILRRLSYVKSLGIDAIWLSPVFRSPMADFGYDISDYTGIDPLFGTMEDFDALLQATHESGLKLILDLVPNHTSDQHPWFIASRSSRDNPKRDWYIWRHGRPDGGPPNNWLSEFGGSAWAYDEATGQYYYHAFLARQPDLNWRNPEVREAMYDVMRFWLAKGVDGFRVDVIWHLIKDAEFRDNPPNPHYVEGRPPNEKILTQYSTDQPEVHDVIAEMRRVTDAYRARVLIGEIYLPLHRLMAYYGNDLAGAQMPFNFALLSTFWSARSIEKIIEDYEKALPKGAWPNWVLGNHDRPRVASRVGPEQARVAAMLLLTLRGTPTLYYGDEIGMHQVAIAPEDVRDPFEKNVPGIGVGRDGCRTPMQWDSSNFGGFSEVTPWLPLPDIHVHENVVNLEADKFSILNLYKRLIALRKAHPPLVAGDYHPIAAQGDLLIYRRQAGDDALVVVLNLGPDPVAVTTSAIRFGSAILLSTFLDREREELEGVLDLRGNEGVVIGPAR; from the coding sequence ATGGCAGAGAACGACGAGAACTGGTGGCGCGACGGCATCTTCTATCAGATCTACCCGCGCTCGTTTCTGGACACCGACGGCGACGGGGTCGGCGATCTCGCCGGCATCCTCCGGCGCCTCTCTTACGTGAAATCGCTCGGCATCGACGCCATCTGGCTGTCGCCGGTCTTCCGCTCGCCGATGGCCGATTTCGGCTACGACATCTCCGATTACACCGGCATCGATCCCCTGTTCGGCACCATGGAGGATTTCGATGCGCTGTTGCAGGCCACCCATGAGAGCGGGTTGAAGCTGATCCTCGATCTCGTGCCGAACCACACCTCCGACCAGCATCCCTGGTTCATCGCCAGCCGCTCCTCGCGCGACAACCCGAAGCGCGACTGGTACATCTGGCGCCATGGCCGGCCCGACGGCGGCCCGCCGAACAACTGGCTGTCCGAGTTCGGCGGCAGTGCGTGGGCGTATGACGAAGCGACCGGTCAATATTACTACCACGCCTTCCTCGCCCGGCAGCCGGACCTCAACTGGCGCAATCCCGAAGTCCGCGAGGCCATGTACGACGTGATGCGGTTCTGGCTGGCGAAGGGCGTCGACGGCTTCCGCGTCGACGTCATCTGGCACCTGATCAAGGACGCGGAATTTCGCGACAACCCGCCGAACCCGCATTACGTCGAGGGGCGGCCACCGAACGAAAAGATCCTCACGCAATACTCGACCGATCAGCCGGAGGTGCATGACGTCATCGCCGAGATGCGGCGCGTCACCGATGCGTATCGCGCGCGCGTGCTGATCGGCGAGATCTATCTTCCGCTGCATCGCCTGATGGCGTATTACGGCAACGATCTCGCCGGCGCGCAGATGCCATTCAACTTTGCGCTGCTCTCGACCTTCTGGAGCGCGCGCTCGATCGAGAAGATCATCGAGGACTATGAGAAGGCGCTGCCGAAGGGCGCCTGGCCGAACTGGGTGCTCGGCAATCACGATCGGCCGCGGGTCGCGAGCCGCGTCGGGCCGGAGCAGGCGCGGGTGGCCGCCATGCTGCTGCTGACACTGCGCGGCACGCCGACGCTGTATTACGGCGACGAGATCGGGATGCACCAGGTCGCGATCGCGCCCGAGGACGTCCGCGATCCCTTCGAGAAGAACGTGCCCGGAATCGGCGTCGGCCGCGACGGCTGCCGCACCCCAATGCAATGGGATTCTTCGAATTTTGGCGGCTTCTCGGAGGTCACGCCGTGGCTGCCGCTGCCGGATATCCATGTTCATGAGAACGTGGTCAATCTGGAAGCCGACAAATTCTCGATCCTCAATCTCTACAAGCGCCTGATCGCCTTGCGGAAGGCGCATCCGCCGCTGGTCGCAGGCGACTATCATCCGATCGCCGCGCAAGGCGACCTCCTGATCTATCGCCGGCAGGCCGGCGACGACGCGCTGGTTGTGGTGCTCAATCTCGGCCCCGACCCCGTCGCCGTCACCACCAGCGCCATCCGCTTCGGCAGCGCGATCCTGCTCTCGACTTTCCTCGACCGCGAGCGCGAAGAACTCGAAGGCGTTCTGGACCTGCGCGGCAACGAAGGCGTGGTGATCGGACCGGCGCGTTAA
- a CDS encoding PHB depolymerase family esterase: MSLTRNVDLLRRLPKLNALHLAETARGAGELSPLAEVAGFGSNPGNLRMFAFVPAQLQQPRALVVVLHGCGQTAAAYDLGAGWSTLAKHYGFALLMPEQQRANNANTCFNWFSPEDTARDSGEPCSIREMIAHMVTTHGIDARRIFITGLSAGGGMTSVMLATYPEVFAAGAVIAGLPYGVASNLRQALDGMFHSPERPARELGDLVRKASDHRGPWPKISVWHGSADRTVNPGNADEIVKQWLDLHGLPLTPMAETVVDGYPRQAWWNADGETIVESFAITDMAHGTPLGVADNDHRYGMEGAFLIEAGISSSYHIAKFFGLTDWIRSLAPAKPALSPAPHLARSIRAAVAEPQPNAKLKAKPNGKSSAKPSKKAKRGLDISAVITRALTAAGLMK; the protein is encoded by the coding sequence GTGTCGTTAACCAGGAATGTCGATCTCTTAAGACGTCTGCCAAAGCTGAATGCTCTGCACCTTGCCGAAACGGCACGCGGCGCGGGCGAGCTCAGCCCACTCGCGGAAGTCGCCGGATTCGGCTCCAATCCCGGAAACCTGCGCATGTTCGCGTTCGTGCCGGCGCAATTGCAGCAGCCGCGCGCGCTCGTCGTCGTGCTGCATGGCTGCGGACAGACCGCGGCGGCCTACGATCTCGGTGCCGGATGGTCGACGCTTGCAAAGCACTACGGCTTCGCGCTGTTGATGCCGGAGCAGCAGCGCGCCAACAACGCCAACACCTGCTTCAACTGGTTCAGTCCGGAAGATACTGCACGTGACAGCGGCGAGCCGTGCTCGATCCGCGAGATGATCGCGCACATGGTCACGACGCACGGCATCGATGCGCGCCGCATCTTCATCACCGGTCTCTCCGCCGGGGGCGGCATGACCTCGGTGATGCTCGCGACCTATCCGGAAGTTTTTGCAGCCGGCGCGGTCATCGCGGGACTGCCCTACGGCGTGGCGTCGAATCTGCGCCAGGCGCTCGACGGCATGTTTCATTCGCCCGAGCGTCCCGCGCGCGAGCTCGGCGATCTCGTGCGCAAGGCGTCCGACCATCGCGGTCCCTGGCCGAAGATTTCGGTCTGGCACGGCAGCGCCGATCGCACCGTCAATCCCGGCAATGCCGATGAGATCGTCAAGCAGTGGCTCGACCTGCATGGCCTGCCGCTGACGCCGATGGCGGAGACCGTCGTCGACGGCTATCCGCGCCAGGCCTGGTGGAATGCGGACGGCGAGACCATCGTCGAATCCTTCGCCATCACCGATATGGCGCACGGCACGCCGCTCGGCGTCGCCGACAACGATCACCGCTACGGCATGGAAGGCGCCTTCCTGATCGAGGCCGGCATCTCGTCGTCGTACCACATCGCAAAGTTCTTCGGCCTGACCGACTGGATCCGCAGCCTCGCGCCGGCGAAGCCGGCGCTGTCGCCCGCGCCGCATCTTGCAAGGTCGATCCGTGCCGCCGTCGCCGAGCCGCAACCGAACGCCAAGCTCAAGGCCAAGCCCAACGGCAAGTCCAGCGCCAAGCCCAGCAAGAAGGCCAAGCGTGGCCTCGACATCAGCGCCGTCATCACACGCGCCCTGACGGCGGCGGGGCTGATGAAGTAA
- a CDS encoding cytochrome P450, translating into MSMQSVASPAISWTAPRRNELKHIPGDEGWPIIGKTFQVLADPKGHVEENGAKYGPVYRTHIFGETNIVLLGPEANELVLFDQHKLFSSTHGWNKVLGLLFPRGLMLLDFDEHRLHRKALSVAFKSGPMKSYLTDLDRGISARVAQWKAKRGVMQLYPAMKQLTLDLAATSFLGADIGPEVDEINRAFVDMVAAAVTPIRRPLPGTQMARGVNGRKRIVAYFREQIPLRRAKQGGEDLFSQLCHATHEDGALLSEQDIIDHMSFLMMAAHDTLTSSLTSFIGELAAHPDWQSRLRDEALKLSTDAPTSFDALEKMPLSEMAFKEALRIKPPVPSMPRRAMRDFTFKGFTIPAGTAVGVNPLYTHHMKDIWPEPDHFDPMRFTEEAQRNRHRFAWIPFGGGAHMCLGLHFAYMQAKCFARHFLQNLEVSLEPGYKPDWQMWPIPKPRDGLRVVVKAV; encoded by the coding sequence ATGTCGATGCAGAGTGTGGCCTCGCCTGCCATCAGCTGGACCGCGCCCAGGCGCAACGAGCTCAAGCATATCCCCGGTGACGAGGGCTGGCCGATCATCGGCAAGACGTTCCAGGTGCTGGCCGACCCCAAGGGCCATGTCGAAGAAAACGGGGCGAAATATGGTCCCGTCTATCGCACCCACATTTTTGGCGAGACCAATATCGTGCTGCTCGGGCCGGAGGCGAACGAGCTCGTGCTGTTCGACCAGCACAAGCTGTTCTCCTCGACCCATGGCTGGAACAAGGTGCTCGGCCTGTTGTTTCCGCGCGGCCTGATGCTGCTCGATTTCGACGAGCACCGGCTGCACCGCAAGGCGCTGTCGGTCGCCTTCAAGTCCGGGCCGATGAAGTCCTATCTCACCGATCTCGACCGGGGCATCTCGGCGCGAGTCGCGCAGTGGAAGGCCAAGCGAGGGGTGATGCAGCTTTATCCTGCCATGAAGCAGCTCACGCTCGATCTCGCTGCGACGTCGTTCCTCGGCGCCGACATCGGGCCGGAGGTCGACGAGATCAACCGCGCATTCGTCGACATGGTGGCCGCCGCCGTCACCCCGATCCGCCGTCCCCTGCCGGGCACGCAGATGGCGCGCGGCGTCAATGGGCGCAAGCGCATCGTCGCCTATTTCAGGGAGCAGATTCCGCTGCGCCGCGCGAAACAGGGCGGCGAGGACCTGTTCTCGCAGCTCTGCCACGCCACCCATGAGGACGGCGCGCTGCTCTCCGAGCAGGACATCATCGACCACATGAGCTTTTTGATGATGGCCGCGCATGACACGCTGACCTCGTCGCTGACGTCCTTCATCGGCGAGCTCGCGGCCCATCCGGACTGGCAAAGCAGGCTGCGCGACGAGGCGCTCAAGCTGTCGACCGACGCGCCGACGAGCTTTGACGCCCTCGAAAAGATGCCGCTATCGGAGATGGCGTTCAAGGAGGCGCTGCGGATCAAGCCGCCGGTGCCGTCCATGCCGCGCCGCGCGATGCGCGACTTCACGTTCAAGGGGTTTACGATTCCGGCCGGCACGGCGGTCGGCGTCAATCCGCTCTACACCCATCACATGAAGGACATCTGGCCGGAGCCGGATCATTTCGATCCCATGCGCTTCACCGAAGAGGCGCAGCGCAACCGCCACCGCTTCGCCTGGATACCCTTTGGCGGTGGCGCGCATATGTGCCTTGGCCTGCACTTCGCCTACATGCAGGCGAAATGCTTTGCGCGGCACTTTTTGCAGAATCTCGAGGTGTCGCTCGAGCCCGGCTACAAGCCGGACTGGCAGATGTGGCCGATCCCGAAGCCGCGCGACGGACTGCGCGTGGTGGTGAAGGCGGTGTGA
- a CDS encoding LLM class flavin-dependent oxidoreductase, with the protein MARLKFGAFLAPHHPIGEHPTLQFRRDLDLVEQLDALGYDEFWCGEHHSSGWEMIASPEMFLAAAGERTKRIRLGTGVVSLPYHHPFNVAQRMVQLDHMTGGRAIFGSGPGALASDAHTLGIDPMTQRDRQDEAIAIIRRLFNGERVTAKSDWFTMNDAALQLLPLQEEMPFVVASQISPSGMTLAGKYGIGIISLGSMTTQGLMSLRQQWEFAEDAARKHGTKVSRADWRVLLTWHIAETREQARREAGAGLMRWHNEYNVGTLQRPGLTAFASPDEAVDKTAFVDGAASTIGTPDDLVRSIKNVMEVSGGIGAIIGFVHDWANPEATRRSWDMVARYVVPEINGYIDGLRRSQKFVIENRAVFERAGQAVMAKIMENEKAAEALKQTGPGRVAIPAVNAPDLQKEAAKRQA; encoded by the coding sequence ATGGCGCGCCTGAAGTTCGGGGCCTTCCTTGCCCCGCATCACCCGATCGGGGAGCATCCGACGCTCCAGTTCCGGCGCGATCTCGACCTGGTCGAGCAGCTCGATGCGCTCGGCTATGACGAGTTCTGGTGCGGCGAACATCATTCCTCCGGCTGGGAGATGATTGCCTCGCCGGAGATGTTCCTGGCAGCAGCCGGTGAGCGCACCAAGCGCATCAGGCTCGGCACCGGCGTCGTCTCGCTGCCCTATCACCATCCCTTCAACGTGGCGCAGCGCATGGTGCAGCTCGACCACATGACCGGCGGACGCGCGATCTTCGGCTCCGGCCCCGGCGCGCTCGCCTCGGACGCGCATACGCTCGGCATCGATCCGATGACGCAGCGCGACCGCCAGGACGAGGCGATCGCCATCATCCGCCGCCTCTTCAATGGCGAGCGCGTCACCGCCAAAAGCGACTGGTTCACCATGAACGACGCCGCGCTCCAGCTCCTGCCGCTCCAGGAGGAGATGCCGTTCGTGGTGGCCTCGCAGATCTCGCCGTCCGGCATGACGCTCGCCGGCAAATACGGCATCGGCATCATCTCGCTGGGCTCGATGACGACGCAGGGCCTGATGTCGCTACGGCAACAATGGGAATTCGCCGAGGATGCCGCCAGGAAGCACGGCACCAAGGTCAGCCGCGCCGACTGGCGGGTGCTGCTGACCTGGCACATCGCCGAGACCCGAGAGCAGGCGCGCCGCGAGGCGGGAGCCGGACTGATGCGCTGGCACAACGAATATAATGTCGGCACGCTGCAGCGGCCGGGCCTGACCGCGTTCGCCTCGCCCGACGAGGCCGTGGACAAGACCGCCTTCGTCGACGGCGCGGCCTCGACCATCGGCACACCCGACGATCTCGTCAGATCCATCAAGAACGTGATGGAGGTGTCCGGCGGCATCGGCGCCATCATCGGCTTCGTGCACGACTGGGCCAATCCGGAAGCCACGCGCCGGAGCTGGGACATGGTCGCGCGCTATGTTGTGCCCGAGATCAACGGCTATATCGACGGACTTCGCAGGTCGCAAAAATTCGTGATCGAGAACCGCGCGGTCTTCGAGCGCGCGGGACAGGCGGTGATGGCCAAGATCATGGAGAACGAAAAGGCCGCCGAGGCCCTGAAGCAGACCGGCCCCGGCCGCGTCGCGATACCCGCCGTCAACGCGCCGGATTTGCAGAAGGAGGCGGCGAAGCGGCAGGCCTGA
- a CDS encoding MBL fold metallo-hydrolase, which translates to MTEQTEQSQAAKAGAIIVPVTLFEQNCTIIWDEPSKKAVVIDPGGDVPKILDAIGQTGVTVEKIWLTHGHIDHVGGAADLRDALKVPIEGPHVADKFLLDNVVESGARFGMTGVRNFAPDRWLEEGDTVSIGDLSFDILHCPGHSPGSVVFFNKELRFAHVGDVLFAGSVGRTDLPGGSHATLITSIKTKLLPLGDDVGFICGHGAGSRIGHERMTNPFITGEL; encoded by the coding sequence ATGACCGAGCAAACCGAACAATCCCAAGCGGCGAAAGCGGGCGCGATCATCGTACCCGTGACGCTGTTCGAGCAGAACTGCACCATCATCTGGGACGAGCCCAGCAAGAAGGCGGTGGTGATCGATCCCGGCGGGGACGTTCCAAAAATTTTGGACGCGATCGGCCAGACCGGCGTGACCGTGGAGAAGATCTGGCTGACGCACGGCCATATCGACCACGTCGGCGGCGCCGCCGACCTGCGCGACGCGCTGAAGGTGCCGATCGAAGGGCCGCACGTCGCCGACAAGTTCCTGCTCGACAATGTCGTCGAGAGCGGCGCGCGCTTCGGCATGACCGGCGTGCGCAATTTCGCGCCGGACCGCTGGCTGGAGGAAGGTGACACCGTCTCGATCGGCGATCTCTCCTTCGACATCCTGCACTGCCCCGGCCACTCGCCCGGCAGCGTCGTGTTCTTCAACAAGGAGCTGCGCTTTGCCCATGTCGGCGACGTCCTGTTCGCAGGTTCGGTCGGCCGCACCGACCTGCCCGGCGGCAGCCACGCAACGCTGATCACCTCGATCAAGACGAAGCTCCTGCCGCTCGGCGACGACGTCGGCTTCATCTGCGGCCATGGCGCGGGCTCGCGCATCGGCCATGAGCGGATGACCAATCCGTTCATCACCGGCGAGCTGTAA
- a CDS encoding MFS transporter, whose translation MHQIVAKQLDSTRRWWVLAIVVAAQFMFGVDAFVVNVAIPTIAVDLHATPTQIESVIAIYLIAYATLVVTGGRLGDIHGTKNVFLAGVAGFTLTSLWCGLAQSGFELITARLAQGATAALMVPQVLATLHLLFTDESRSRAFAIYGIVLGLAGAAGFLLGGLLVTIDLAHAGWRAVFFVNVPFGLVIVAAAMRIMPRVPRRAGTRLDVAGSFVLFAGLLCLIGPLLFGHDAGWAPWLWGVMAIGVAVLAAFLRLEHAVARRGGMPLIDLALLSDAAFLRGLGAALFFFLANLSFYLIMTLFMQKGLKIPPLAAGSAFIPLALAFVVASRHSGARARHRGTKVLIEGCALQIAGLAALALLAFSADAPAPISLALSMIIFGYGQGLVMAPLSGAVLSTVKPVAAGSASGMYGTTIQIGNAAGVAAIGALYFAVESMHSTRAAFFVALASFATLIMICVSFLTWMRRAHARS comes from the coding sequence ATGCATCAGATCGTCGCAAAACAGCTGGATTCAACCCGCCGCTGGTGGGTGCTGGCGATCGTGGTGGCCGCGCAGTTCATGTTCGGCGTCGATGCCTTCGTGGTCAACGTCGCCATTCCCACCATCGCGGTCGATCTGCATGCGACACCGACGCAGATCGAATCCGTCATTGCGATCTACCTGATCGCCTATGCGACGCTGGTGGTCACGGGCGGCCGGCTCGGCGACATCCATGGCACGAAGAACGTCTTCCTGGCCGGTGTCGCCGGTTTCACGCTGACGTCGCTGTGGTGCGGACTCGCGCAATCAGGCTTCGAGCTGATCACCGCGCGGCTCGCGCAAGGCGCAACCGCGGCGCTGATGGTGCCGCAAGTATTGGCGACGCTGCATCTGCTGTTCACCGACGAGTCGCGCAGCCGCGCCTTCGCCATCTACGGCATCGTGCTGGGACTGGCCGGTGCAGCCGGCTTCCTGCTCGGCGGCCTGCTCGTGACGATCGATCTCGCCCACGCCGGCTGGCGCGCGGTGTTCTTCGTCAACGTGCCGTTCGGCCTCGTCATCGTCGCCGCCGCGATGCGCATCATGCCACGGGTGCCGCGACGCGCCGGTACGCGGCTCGATGTCGCCGGCAGTTTTGTCCTGTTCGCGGGCCTGTTGTGCCTGATCGGGCCGCTGCTGTTCGGCCATGATGCCGGCTGGGCTCCGTGGCTGTGGGGCGTGATGGCCATCGGCGTCGCTGTACTCGCGGCCTTCCTGCGCCTCGAGCACGCGGTGGCGCGGCGCGGCGGCATGCCGCTGATCGATCTTGCGCTGTTGTCGGATGCCGCTTTCCTGCGCGGACTTGGCGCGGCGTTGTTTTTCTTTCTCGCCAATCTGTCCTTCTACCTGATCATGACGCTGTTCATGCAAAAGGGGTTGAAGATCCCGCCGCTCGCGGCCGGCAGCGCCTTCATTCCGCTTGCGCTCGCCTTCGTGGTGGCGTCACGCCACAGCGGCGCGCGGGCGCGGCATCGCGGCACCAAGGTGCTGATCGAGGGCTGCGCGCTTCAGATCGCGGGCCTTGCCGCGCTGGCGCTCCTTGCCTTCTCCGCCGATGCGCCGGCGCCGATTTCGCTCGCGCTCAGCATGATCATCTTCGGCTACGGCCAGGGCCTCGTGATGGCGCCGCTCTCGGGCGCGGTGCTCTCGACGGTGAAGCCTGTCGCAGCTGGCTCCGCATCCGGCATGTACGGCACGACCATACAGATCGGCAATGCAGCCGGTGTCGCCGCCATCGGCGCTCTCTATTTCGCGGTCGAATCCATGCACTCAACACGTGCAGCGTTCTTCGTCGCACTCGCCTCGTTTGCGACGTTAATCATGATCTGCGTCTCATTTCTGACATGGATGCGTCGTGCACATGCTCGAAGTTGA